One genomic window of Undibacterium cyanobacteriorum includes the following:
- a CDS encoding diiron oxygenase: MTSLPPLIWLNQRADEGIQSLISKSHAAPMDLNDVVRWEMGVDRNQVPKMIEHSWLFGTPYFDALDAAQKHEVLWLENARDVSMFITLEQTLPPLYVGYLNTYAGKMSPAVYEYLMIFSKEEIVHTLMFQRYMKMANLPLFAPADGLYELLTQQLPKMHPVAGIICTLLIEWVAELSAMYVSQASSVDPLTREMFRAHHVDEARHIAFARWVGESFFEKASEEDAAKMRALMRGLMARLIPQFTYNPEIAAHTSFIFPIASDDEEAIEQVRNSPANLAKNEACFAPIYNWLHKLEVM, from the coding sequence ATGACAAGCTTGCCACCACTGATTTGGTTGAACCAACGTGCAGATGAGGGAATTCAATCCTTGATTTCTAAGTCTCATGCAGCACCGATGGATTTGAATGATGTCGTACGCTGGGAAATGGGCGTGGACCGAAACCAAGTGCCGAAGATGATTGAGCATTCTTGGTTGTTCGGAACACCTTATTTTGACGCATTAGATGCGGCTCAAAAACACGAAGTTTTGTGGCTCGAGAATGCACGCGATGTGTCCATGTTTATTACGCTAGAGCAGACTTTGCCACCATTGTATGTGGGATATCTGAATACTTATGCTGGGAAAATGAGCCCAGCGGTCTATGAATACCTGATGATTTTTTCGAAAGAGGAGATCGTGCACACACTGATGTTTCAGCGTTATATGAAGATGGCAAATCTTCCTCTTTTTGCACCAGCCGATGGTCTGTATGAGTTGTTGACACAGCAGTTACCGAAGATGCATCCGGTGGCTGGCATTATTTGCACCTTGTTGATTGAGTGGGTTGCTGAATTATCGGCGATGTACGTGTCGCAAGCCAGCAGCGTTGATCCTCTCACGCGCGAAATGTTCCGTGCACACCATGTCGATGAAGCGCGCCACATCGCTTTTGCGCGTTGGGTTGGGGAGTCCTTTTTTGAGAAAGCCTCTGAAGAAGACGCCGCCAAGATGCGCGCATTAATGCGCGGCCTGATGGCACGCCTCATACCGCAATTTACCTATAACCCAGAGATCGCTGCACACACCTCATTTATTTTCCCAATTGCGAGTGATGACGAAGAGGCGATTGAACAGGTGCGAAATTCACCCGCCAACTTGGCCAAAAACGAGGCCTGCTTTGCGCCTATTTATAACTGGTTGCATAAACTGGAAGTGATGTAA
- a CDS encoding phytoene desaturase family protein → MERHWDAICVGAGITSLAFGAQLVHRYPNVRLLVIDKHTVPGGYATMFRRPKADAIFDCSLHKLSGMGERGNLFRILSDLGLTKELDLHRSEEYFEANFHDRVFKLSNSIEQFQVDLLREFPAQSQALKEFFEELAVHGRNGYYQFQMMQGNYEVDFAELRFAHRHLKNLTVEDALRQRFNDPDLRRIIAATGIYVGGFSSDLGYLYFLHVLYATLTQGNAYVKGSSQRLSDLLAQRIENAGGKVLLGTNVHRVISDNQDSVNGVVTSKGNFYANRVYINASPHYAMSQLFDEHPGLTLVRMKLAKLQPSRSTTTLYLTTDLPPEQLGVESAESMIFSENLDWEPPSQSDDSCEMLAEQAFWNESTMELTNYHLLDPSGGSILCANVLDDIGHWPHRKSELYKEKKHRAQLALLERLYQAKPQLCGHVKYVELSSPRTYERFTNNTDGAGYGAMVGTDLSGHIFHHGFPISGVHFLSAWVAGPSYEAAFGYAEMKVNQWAA, encoded by the coding sequence ATGGAACGCCATTGGGACGCGATTTGTGTTGGCGCGGGAATTACCAGCCTTGCTTTTGGGGCGCAGCTTGTGCATCGCTATCCAAACGTGAGATTGTTGGTGATAGATAAGCATACGGTTCCTGGCGGCTATGCGACCATGTTTCGGCGACCAAAGGCCGATGCGATTTTCGATTGCAGCTTGCATAAGCTGAGTGGGATGGGCGAACGCGGAAATTTGTTTCGTATCTTGTCCGACCTTGGTTTAACCAAGGAATTAGATCTACATCGGTCTGAGGAATACTTCGAAGCGAATTTTCATGATCGCGTATTCAAACTGAGTAACAGCATTGAGCAATTTCAAGTCGATCTATTGCGTGAATTTCCAGCGCAAAGTCAGGCTTTGAAGGAATTCTTTGAAGAGCTCGCCGTGCATGGTCGTAATGGCTATTATCAATTCCAAATGATGCAAGGGAACTACGAAGTTGATTTTGCGGAGCTGCGTTTTGCGCATAGGCATTTAAAGAATCTGACCGTCGAAGACGCATTGCGCCAACGCTTCAATGATCCAGATCTGCGCCGCATTATTGCTGCGACGGGCATCTACGTCGGAGGATTTTCGAGCGATCTTGGCTATCTATATTTTTTACATGTACTTTACGCCACCCTCACGCAAGGCAACGCCTATGTGAAAGGAAGTTCGCAGCGCTTGTCTGACCTATTGGCGCAGCGTATCGAAAACGCTGGTGGCAAGGTGTTACTAGGCACTAATGTACATCGCGTCATCAGCGACAATCAAGATAGCGTGAATGGCGTCGTCACTTCGAAGGGTAATTTTTATGCGAATCGTGTGTATATCAATGCCTCGCCGCATTACGCCATGAGCCAGCTGTTTGATGAGCATCCAGGCCTTACCTTGGTGCGTATGAAGTTAGCCAAGCTACAGCCGTCGCGGTCGACAACCACACTGTATCTGACCACGGATCTACCGCCAGAGCAACTCGGAGTCGAGAGTGCTGAAAGCATGATCTTTTCCGAAAATTTGGATTGGGAACCGCCCAGCCAAAGTGATGATTCCTGCGAAATGCTGGCCGAGCAGGCATTTTGGAATGAGAGCACCATGGAGCTGACGAATTACCATTTACTCGATCCGAGTGGAGGTTCAATCTTGTGCGCCAACGTGCTCGACGACATCGGACATTGGCCCCATCGCAAATCCGAGCTCTATAAAGAGAAGAAGCATCGCGCACAGTTAGCTTTGCTGGAACGCCTATATCAGGCCAAGCCGCAATTATGTGGGCACGTGAAATATGTTGAACTCTCGTCGCCACGCACCTATGAAAGATTTACCAATAATACCGATGGCGCGGGTTATGGAGCGATGGTGGGTACTGATTTATCCGGCCATATTTTTCATCACGGATTCCCGATTTCTGGTGTGCATTTCTTGAGTGCTTGGGTCGCGGGCCCCAGTTATGAGGCCGCGTTTGGTTATGCAGAAATGAAGGTGAATCAATGGGCAGCATAA